The proteins below are encoded in one region of Halalkalicoccus jeotgali B3:
- a CDS encoding tRNA (N(6)-L-threonylcarbamoyladenosine(37)-C(2))-methylthiotransferase, translated as MARYHIETYGCTSNRGESRAIESALRDAGHYRAAGPAEADVAILNTCTVVEKTETNMLRRAKELEEETTDLIVTGCMALAQSEAFSDVDARVMHWDEVPQAALNGECPTPGPGVEPVLEGVVGILPIARGCMSNCSYCITKHATGRVDSPTIEANVEKARALVHAGAKELRITGQDTGVYGWDDGERSLPELLSRICAIEGEFRVRLGMANPGGIHGIHEELAEVFAENEKLYDFIHAPVQSGSDEVLEEMRRQHKVEKFREIVKTFDRELDHWTLSTDFIVGFPTETEADHELSMDLLREIRPEKVNVTRFSKRPKTDAADMKGLGGTIKKERSKAMSEAKREIVGEVYEGMVGDTCEVLCVQPGTGDSVKCRDPAYRQVIVQNASEYGIEPGDFFEAEITASQTMYAFGKPV; from the coding sequence ATGGCCCGGTACCACATCGAGACCTACGGCTGCACCTCCAATCGGGGTGAGAGCCGCGCGATCGAGAGCGCGCTGCGCGACGCCGGCCACTACCGGGCGGCGGGTCCCGCGGAGGCGGACGTCGCCATCCTCAACACCTGTACCGTCGTCGAGAAGACCGAGACGAACATGCTGCGGCGAGCCAAGGAACTAGAAGAGGAAACCACGGACCTCATCGTCACCGGCTGTATGGCGCTCGCCCAGAGCGAGGCCTTTTCCGACGTCGACGCCCGCGTGATGCACTGGGACGAGGTGCCCCAAGCCGCGCTCAACGGCGAGTGTCCGACCCCCGGGCCGGGCGTCGAGCCCGTTTTAGAGGGCGTGGTCGGCATCCTCCCCATCGCCCGAGGCTGTATGTCGAACTGCTCGTACTGTATCACCAAGCACGCTACTGGACGGGTAGACTCCCCGACGATCGAGGCAAACGTCGAGAAGGCCCGCGCGCTGGTCCACGCCGGCGCGAAGGAACTGCGGATCACGGGCCAGGACACCGGCGTCTACGGCTGGGACGACGGGGAGCGTTCGCTCCCCGAACTGCTCTCGCGGATCTGTGCCATCGAGGGCGAGTTCCGCGTGCGGCTGGGCATGGCTAACCCCGGCGGGATCCACGGCATCCACGAGGAACTCGCCGAGGTCTTCGCCGAAAACGAGAAGCTGTATGACTTCATCCACGCCCCGGTCCAGTCGGGCAGCGACGAGGTATTGGAGGAAATGCGCCGCCAACACAAGGTCGAGAAGTTCAGGGAGATCGTCAAGACCTTCGATCGGGAACTGGACCACTGGACACTCTCGACGGACTTCATCGTCGGCTTTCCGACCGAAACCGAAGCGGACCACGAACTGAGTATGGATCTCCTACGCGAGATCCGCCCCGAGAAGGTCAACGTCACGCGCTTTTCGAAGCGGCCCAAAACGGACGCTGCCGATATGAAGGGCCTCGGCGGGACGATCAAGAAGGAGCGCTCGAAGGCGATGAGCGAGGCAAAGAGAGAAATCGTCGGCGAGGTCTACGAGGGGATGGTCGGGGACACGTGCGAGGTGCTGTGCGTACAACCGGGCACCGGCGATTCGGTGAAGTGTCGCGATCCGGCGTACAGACAGGTGATCGTCCAGAACGCCTCCGAGTACGGGATCGAGCCCGGTGACTTCTTCGAGGCCGAGATCACCGCGAGCCAGACGATGTACGCGTTCGGAAAGCCGGTCTAA
- a CDS encoding mechanosensitive ion channel family protein, whose protein sequence is MPRLAGLFARYAALLDNVATFLLTVALAYALGRFLVEPAAGYLMELRGTEPTLRRGLQRVLAVAVVVASVVAGLWVAGLGYLLDRSAIVVAALTVALGFAAQDVVGNVVSGAFIVTDPKFNIGDWIRWEGGEGTIEDIDFRATRVRTFDNEVVTVPNAALTTTTVVNPVLNDRLRIDLPLELGHDADLDTAVAVLVSAAEDHPDVLDAPEPSVRITSVDERVRLSARIWIADPTRASFARVRSEYAREIATRLPEAGIELGDGGPTELDGEVGVELRDVPRDRFSGGKER, encoded by the coding sequence GTGCCACGACTCGCCGGGTTGTTCGCGAGGTACGCCGCGCTTCTCGACAACGTCGCGACGTTCCTCCTGACGGTCGCGTTGGCGTACGCCCTCGGTCGGTTTCTCGTCGAACCCGCTGCTGGCTACCTGATGGAACTTCGGGGCACGGAACCGACGCTCCGGCGGGGGCTCCAGCGGGTGCTCGCGGTCGCCGTGGTCGTCGCGAGCGTCGTCGCCGGACTGTGGGTCGCCGGACTGGGGTACCTGTTGGATCGCTCGGCGATCGTCGTCGCGGCGCTGACGGTCGCACTCGGGTTTGCCGCCCAGGACGTCGTCGGCAACGTCGTCAGCGGCGCCTTCATCGTCACGGATCCGAAGTTCAACATCGGCGACTGGATCCGCTGGGAGGGTGGCGAGGGGACCATCGAGGACATCGATTTCCGGGCGACCCGGGTGCGCACGTTCGACAACGAGGTCGTCACCGTCCCGAACGCCGCGCTCACGACCACGACCGTCGTCAACCCCGTGTTGAACGACCGGCTGCGGATCGACCTCCCGCTCGAACTCGGTCACGACGCCGATCTCGATACCGCCGTCGCGGTGCTCGTGAGCGCGGCCGAGGACCACCCCGACGTACTCGACGCTCCCGAGCCATCGGTCAGGATCACCAGCGTCGACGAGAGGGTTCGACTCTCCGCGCGGATCTGGATCGCGGATCCGACGCGCGCGTCGTTCGCCAGGGTGCGCTCGGAGTACGCCCGCGAGATCGCAACCCGGCTTCCCGAAGCCGGAATCGAACTGGGAGATGGCGGACCGACGGAACTCGACGGGGAGGTGGGTGTCGAACTGCGCGACGTACCGAGAGACCGGTTCTCGGGAGGAAAAGAACGTTAG